From Choristoneura fumiferana chromosome 7, NRCan_CFum_1, whole genome shotgun sequence, the proteins below share one genomic window:
- the LOC141429577 gene encoding multiple coagulation factor deficiency protein 2 homolog: protein MKTEACVFLLLNAAACALRRGPHHPHGQSPVEQKHHHYRPRDADSLTADAQLLHDVQHIEEDSKVLTAEALAKMTPEELEFHYFSAHDFDRNSKLDGLELLKAVYHTTEHEAPDPDADSSIEPEADELEAYIALVDRTLQSDDTDGDGYVSYAEYRAARANNPAERTPRVLAANSPP, encoded by the exons ATGAAAACTGAAG CATGCGTTTTCCTGCTATTGAACGCCGCCGCGTGCGCACTGCGTCGCGGGCCGCACCACCCGCACGGGCAGTCCCCCGTCGAACAGAAGCACCACCACTACCGTCCGCGCGACGCCGACTCGCTCACCGCTGACGCGCAGTTACTGCATGACGTTCA GCACATAGAAGAGGACTCAAAGGTGTTAACTGCGGAAGCATTAGCCAAGATGACTCCAGAAGAGCTGGAGTTCCACTACTTTTCTGCTCACGACTTCGatagaaactcgaagttagaTGGCTTGGAACTACTTAAG GCAGTGTATCATACAACAGAGCATGAGGCGCCGGATCCTGATGCAGACTCTTCAATAGAACCAGAAGCAGACGAACTGGAGGCTTACATAG CTCTAGTGGACAGGACACTGCAGTCGGACGACACGGACGGTGACGGTTACGTGTCGTACGCGGAGTACCGTGCTGCCCGCGCTAACAACCCTGCCGAAAGGACGCCTAGAGTATTGGCTGCTAATTCTCCACCGTAA